The proteins below come from a single Candidatus Chlamydia sanziniae genomic window:
- a CDS encoding polyprenyl synthetase family protein encodes MNIIEIFNTYCPPIETAIEDALEEFGSPKHPLRAPIEYALKGGGKRIRPLLVCMIAQSLGLNHNVMDSALAIEFVHTSTLIADDLPCMDNDDERRGRASVHKAFNEVSALLASYALIPVAYSHLRLNAKKLKEKGYDPQAVDFAYNVVSDVIDKNIGFSGVLGGQYDDMFFLNQGKEHVQSIMIKKTSTLFEIACMSGWLFGGGDPNYAPVITEFAHNFGLLFQTKDDFLDLQQDRKNISLNYALLFGESEALELLNLSANNCLKLLESLVAGGLKNTLEFEALVEFLRNLDTHVLN; translated from the coding sequence ATGAATATAATAGAAATTTTTAATACCTATTGCCCTCCCATAGAAACAGCTATAGAAGATGCTTTAGAAGAATTCGGTAGTCCAAAACATCCCCTTCGAGCTCCTATAGAGTATGCTTTAAAAGGCGGAGGCAAGCGCATACGTCCTCTTTTAGTCTGCATGATTGCGCAAAGTTTAGGCCTTAATCATAATGTTATGGACTCCGCATTAGCCATAGAATTTGTTCACACATCCACACTCATTGCTGATGACTTACCCTGCATGGATAATGATGATGAACGACGAGGGCGCGCCAGCGTTCACAAAGCTTTTAATGAAGTCTCCGCATTACTCGCATCTTATGCTTTGATTCCCGTTGCTTACTCCCACCTTCGATTAAATGCAAAAAAACTCAAAGAAAAAGGCTATGATCCTCAAGCCGTAGATTTTGCCTATAATGTCGTGAGTGATGTTATTGATAAAAATATAGGATTCAGTGGGGTGTTAGGAGGTCAATACGATGATATGTTTTTTTTAAACCAGGGTAAAGAACATGTACAATCTATCATGATAAAAAAAACCAGTACGCTTTTTGAAATTGCTTGTATGTCTGGCTGGTTATTTGGTGGAGGGGATCCTAACTATGCTCCTGTAATTACAGAATTCGCTCACAATTTCGGTTTGCTCTTTCAAACAAAAGACGACTTTTTAGATCTTCAACAAGATCGTAAAAACATTAGTCTAAATTATGCCCTACTTTTTGGCGAATCAGAAGCCTTGGAATTGTTAAATCTATCTGCAAACAATTGTCTAAAGCTCTTAGAGAGTCTCGTAGCTGGAGGGTTAAAAAATACATTGGAGTTTGAAGCTCTTGTTGAATTCTTGAGAAACCTCGACACACACGTTCTTAACTAA
- a CDS encoding LpxA family transferase: protein MSPFASSLFSPEDFSYPELISQAYYTWDILSLMEEMLTHHAFSGIHGTVESGVFLKNIDKIEIAEGAYVESGAYIIGPCILGPQTEVRHGAYIRGGVITGNQCVLGHCTEVKNSYLGHRVKAAHFAYLGDSVLSYGVNLGAGVRCANFRLDGEEICVYSNSEKLHTGRRKVGAFLGKNVSVGCNVVINPGHHIPPGILVYPGKVT, encoded by the coding sequence ATGTCTCCTTTTGCTTCTTCTCTATTTTCTCCTGAAGATTTTTCCTATCCAGAACTTATATCTCAAGCATATTATACCTGGGATATCCTTTCTCTTATGGAGGAGATGCTGACTCATCATGCTTTTTCAGGAATCCACGGTACTGTAGAATCTGGAGTTTTTTTAAAAAATATAGATAAAATCGAAATAGCTGAAGGTGCTTATGTAGAATCTGGTGCTTATATTATAGGACCCTGTATCCTAGGTCCTCAGACAGAAGTACGCCACGGAGCTTATATACGAGGTGGTGTAATCACAGGAAACCAATGTGTTTTAGGTCACTGTACAGAAGTGAAAAACTCTTATTTAGGACATCGAGTTAAAGCTGCTCATTTTGCTTATTTAGGTGATTCAGTCTTAAGTTATGGTGTTAACCTTGGAGCTGGAGTACGTTGTGCAAATTTCCGTTTAGACGGAGAAGAAATTTGTGTATATTCCAATTCAGAAAAATTACATACAGGTCGTCGTAAAGTTGGTGCCTTTTTAGGAAAAAATGTTTCCGTGGGATGTAATGTAGTGATCAATCCTGGACACCACATTCCTCCTGGAATTTTAGTCTATCCTGGGAAAGTCACTTAG
- a CDS encoding response regulator transcription factor has translation MLMNKTVLFITEDHDLSLQLKNLAETSGYKIKVSSVLIEPSEAGLAFGEYLLLSEATGIQSLPKDLEIIVLFDSFEEQAIVDILNRGASGYLLRPITANILDAVIRALFRQHESLEHTFPEILNFGDRVFRVLNLTIESPEGKIFLTPSEAGILKKLLMNRGHLCLRKNLLEEIKGNTKEIILRNVDVHIASLRKKLGPYGFKISTIRGVGYLFLNEDTPPPQ, from the coding sequence GTGCTCATGAATAAAACAGTATTATTTATTACTGAAGATCACGATTTATCATTACAATTAAAAAACTTAGCAGAAACTTCGGGTTATAAAATTAAAGTTTCTAGTGTGTTGATAGAGCCTTCAGAAGCCGGTCTTGCCTTTGGTGAATACCTATTACTTTCAGAAGCAACAGGTATCCAGAGCCTACCTAAAGATCTTGAAATCATTGTTTTGTTTGATTCTTTTGAAGAACAGGCAATTGTTGACATACTAAATCGCGGCGCTAGTGGTTACTTACTTCGTCCTATTACTGCAAATATTTTGGATGCCGTAATTCGAGCTCTTTTTCGTCAGCATGAATCTCTAGAACATACCTTTCCTGAAATCTTGAATTTTGGAGATCGTGTATTTCGTGTATTGAATCTCACTATAGAAAGTCCTGAAGGAAAAATTTTTTTAACACCCTCAGAAGCCGGTATTCTAAAAAAACTACTTATGAACCGTGGTCATCTCTGCTTACGCAAAAACCTTTTAGAAGAAATTAAAGGAAACACAAAAGAAATTATTCTTCGAAATGTCGATGTTCATATTGCTTCTTTAAGAAAAAAACTCGGGCCTTACGGTTTTAAAATTTCTACAATTCGTGGTGTAGGTTATCTTTTTTTAAATGAGGATACGCCCCCCCCACAATAA